A single region of the Variovorax paradoxus genome encodes:
- a CDS encoding electron transfer flavoprotein subunit alpha/FixB family protein, whose translation MTALVIAEHDHATVKPATLNTVTAALACGGDVHVLVAGANAAEAGKAAAQIAGVAKVIVADSPSLAENLAENVAAQVLAIASNYSHILFPSTANGKNVAPRVAAKLDVAQISDITKVESPDTFERPIYAGNAIATVQSSDATKVITVRTTGFDAAAATGGSAAVETAEGVADSGKSSFVGREVTKSDRPELTAAKIIVSGGRALGSAEKFTEVMTPLADKLNAGLGASRAAVDAGYAPNDWQVGQTGKIVAPQLYIAAGISGAIQHLAGMKDSKVIVAINKDEEAPIFSVADYGLVADLFTAVPELVKAL comes from the coding sequence ATGACCGCACTAGTTATTGCCGAACACGACCACGCGACCGTCAAGCCCGCGACCCTCAACACCGTGACCGCGGCGCTTGCCTGCGGCGGCGACGTGCACGTGCTCGTTGCCGGAGCCAATGCCGCTGAAGCCGGCAAGGCCGCCGCGCAGATCGCAGGCGTGGCCAAGGTCATTGTGGCCGACAGCCCCTCGCTCGCCGAGAACCTTGCAGAGAACGTGGCTGCCCAGGTGCTGGCCATTGCCTCCAACTACAGCCACATCCTGTTCCCCTCGACCGCCAACGGCAAGAACGTCGCTCCGCGCGTGGCCGCCAAGCTCGACGTGGCGCAGATCTCCGACATCACCAAGGTCGAGAGCCCCGACACCTTCGAGCGCCCGATCTACGCCGGCAACGCCATTGCCACCGTGCAGAGCAGCGACGCCACCAAGGTGATCACGGTTCGCACCACCGGCTTCGACGCCGCAGCCGCCACCGGTGGCAGCGCAGCGGTCGAAACCGCTGAAGGCGTGGCCGACAGCGGCAAGTCGAGCTTCGTGGGCCGCGAAGTCACCAAGAGCGACCGCCCCGAACTCACCGCCGCCAAGATCATCGTCTCGGGCGGCCGGGCCCTCGGCAGCGCCGAGAAGTTCACCGAAGTGATGACGCCCCTGGCGGACAAGCTCAACGCCGGCCTGGGCGCCAGCCGCGCCGCAGTGGACGCAGGCTACGCACCCAACGACTGGCAAGTGGGCCAGACCGGCAAGATCGTTGCGCCGCAGCTGTACATCGCAGCCGGCATCTCGGGCGCCATTCAGCACTTGGCCGGCATGAAGGACTCCAAGGTGATCGTCGCTATCAACAAGGACGAAGAAGCACCGATCTTCTCGGTGGCCGACTACGGCCTTGTGGCCGACCTGTTCACGGCCGTGCCGGAACTGGTCAAGGCGCTCTGA
- a CDS encoding cupin domain-containing protein, with amino-acid sequence MLDRTATQFSHVKPGDTEFVSGGLRDFFLYRDLGIAEATNGKVIAHLVKANMAPEAGTGWHRHEADFQIVIMVKGWARFMYEDKETLVEAGDVVHQRPGIRHFLFDYSPDMEYLEIVSPADFKSVDVEPVCEIPPPKPWP; translated from the coding sequence ATGCTGGACCGAACCGCTACCCAGTTCTCCCACGTCAAGCCCGGCGATACGGAGTTTGTCTCCGGCGGCCTGCGCGATTTCTTTCTTTACCGCGACCTCGGCATTGCGGAGGCTACCAACGGCAAAGTCATCGCGCACCTCGTCAAGGCCAACATGGCACCGGAAGCGGGCACCGGCTGGCACCGCCACGAGGCGGACTTCCAGATCGTGATCATGGTCAAGGGCTGGGCCCGCTTCATGTACGAGGACAAGGAAACCCTGGTCGAAGCCGGCGATGTGGTGCACCAGCGGCCCGGCATCCGGCACTTCCTGTTCGACTACTCGCCGGACATGGAATACCTGGAGATCGTCTCGCCGGCGGACTTCAAGAGCGTCGACGTCGAGCCGGTTTGCGAGATTCCGCCGCCTAAGCCCTGGCCCTGA
- a CDS encoding NAD(P)H-dependent flavin oxidoreductase, translating into MSKLPPVLANLPLPIIGSPLFIISNPKLVIAQCKAGVVGSMPALNARPAAQLEDWLAEITEELAAYNKANPDKPAAPFAINQIVHKSNDRLEHDMEMVVKYKVPIVITSLGARTDVNDAVHSYGGVTLHDIINNKFAQKAIEKGADGIIAVAAGAGGHAGVKSPFALVQEIRQWFDGPIALSGSIATGGAVLAAQAMGADFAYIGTAFIATEEARASDEYKQAIVEGTSDDIVYSNLFTGVHGNYLAPSIVKAGMDPANLPEGDVKTMNFAAGEGSKAKAWKDIWGSGQGIGAVTEVASAAAFIEKLKREYQQARQRLAL; encoded by the coding sequence ATGTCCAAGCTGCCCCCCGTGCTCGCGAACCTGCCGTTGCCGATCATCGGCTCGCCGCTGTTCATCATCAGCAACCCCAAGCTCGTGATCGCGCAGTGCAAGGCCGGCGTGGTCGGCTCGATGCCGGCACTCAACGCCCGCCCCGCTGCGCAGCTCGAAGACTGGCTCGCCGAAATCACCGAGGAACTCGCGGCCTACAACAAGGCCAACCCGGACAAGCCCGCAGCCCCTTTCGCCATCAACCAGATCGTGCACAAGAGCAACGACCGGCTCGAGCACGACATGGAGATGGTCGTGAAGTACAAGGTGCCGATCGTCATTACCTCGCTGGGCGCGCGCACCGACGTGAACGATGCAGTGCACAGCTACGGCGGCGTCACGCTCCACGACATCATCAACAACAAGTTCGCGCAGAAGGCCATCGAGAAGGGCGCCGACGGCATCATCGCCGTGGCAGCCGGTGCCGGCGGCCATGCGGGCGTGAAGAGCCCGTTTGCGCTGGTGCAGGAAATCCGCCAGTGGTTTGACGGCCCCATTGCGCTGTCGGGCTCCATTGCCACCGGCGGCGCGGTGCTCGCGGCGCAGGCCATGGGCGCCGACTTCGCGTACATCGGCACCGCATTCATCGCCACCGAAGAAGCGCGTGCCAGCGATGAATACAAGCAGGCCATTGTCGAGGGCACCTCCGACGACATCGTGTACTCGAACCTCTTTACCGGCGTGCACGGCAACTACCTGGCGCCGAGCATCGTCAAGGCCGGCATGGACCCGGCCAACCTGCCCGAAGGCGACGTGAAGACCATGAACTTCGCCGCCGGAGAAGGCAGCAAGGCCAAGGCCTGGAAAGACATCTGGGGCTCGGGCCAGGGTATCGGCGCTGTTACCGAAGTGGCCAGCGCCGCCGCATTCATCGAAAAGCTCAAGCGCGAATACCAGCAGGCGAGGCAGCGGCTCGCGCTTTGA
- a CDS encoding acyltransferase family protein encodes MPLLDIAKGIACAVIVGHHLSRYGAMPAGALPLAPTFLGWLADDGRLAVQVFLVIAGFLAAASLAPDGVLRVDRPVARILQRYGRLVMPYLAALTVCVLVAAFVRPWMSGDDVPASPSIGQLLAHGLLMQDLLGYDSLSTGVWYVAIDFQLFVLALVLVGMPAMLRRGRAAPAAAASRERWIPVALVLGLAAASLVLFNRNARLDDTAFYFFGAYGLGMLVFWIGRATRDSTWQSAIALLALTGVGALAIDWRSRIAIALVSALLIAVAQRKGWLSLAGQPDAAMPLQRLGRISYSLFLIHFPVLLATNAAVAQLGPHSAWIDALGMAVTFGLSVAAAFVLYRWVEVRPASWRAVTGLFAALLVSGMLVSH; translated from the coding sequence ATGCCGCTGCTCGACATTGCCAAGGGTATCGCTTGCGCGGTGATCGTCGGGCACCACCTGTCGCGTTACGGCGCAATGCCGGCGGGGGCTCTTCCCCTTGCGCCCACCTTCCTTGGCTGGCTGGCCGACGATGGCCGGCTTGCCGTGCAGGTGTTCCTGGTGATCGCGGGTTTTCTGGCGGCTGCCAGCCTGGCGCCCGACGGCGTGCTGCGCGTCGACAGGCCGGTTGCGCGCATCCTGCAGCGCTATGGCCGGCTGGTGATGCCCTACTTGGCTGCGCTCACCGTGTGCGTGCTGGTCGCCGCATTCGTGCGCCCGTGGATGAGCGGTGACGACGTGCCGGCTTCGCCGAGCATCGGTCAGTTGCTGGCGCACGGGTTGCTGATGCAAGACCTGCTGGGCTACGACTCGCTCTCCACCGGCGTGTGGTACGTGGCGATCGATTTTCAGCTCTTCGTGCTCGCGCTCGTGCTCGTGGGAATGCCGGCCATGCTGCGGCGGGGCAGGGCGGCCCCGGCGGCAGCAGCGTCTCGTGAACGCTGGATTCCCGTGGCGCTTGTGCTGGGGCTGGCGGCAGCCTCGCTGGTGCTCTTCAACCGCAATGCCAGGCTCGACGACACGGCTTTCTATTTTTTCGGCGCCTACGGCCTCGGCATGCTGGTGTTCTGGATCGGGCGCGCCACGCGCGACAGCACCTGGCAAAGCGCCATCGCGCTACTGGCGCTGACCGGCGTGGGCGCGCTGGCCATCGACTGGCGCAGCCGAATTGCCATTGCGCTGGTGAGCGCATTGCTGATTGCTGTTGCCCAGCGCAAGGGCTGGCTTTCGCTGGCCGGCCAGCCGGATGCCGCCATGCCGCTGCAGCGCCTCGGCCGCATTTCGTATTCGCTGTTCCTCATTCACTTTCCGGTGCTCCTGGCCACGAATGCAGCGGTTGCGCAGCTGGGGCCACATTCCGCGTGGATCGATGCGCTCGGCATGGCGGTCACCTTCGGTCTTTCGGTAGCGGCCGCGTTTGTGCTTTACCGGTGGGTGGAAGTGCGGCCAGCCTCATGGCGTGCGGTAACCGGGTTGTTTGCCGCGCTTCTGGTGAGCGGGATGCTGGTTTCGCACTGA
- a CDS encoding electron transfer flavoprotein subunit beta/FixA family protein: MKVLVPVKRVVDYNVKVRVKSDGTGVDIANVKMSMNPFDEIAVEEAVRLKEKGVVTEVIAVSCGDAKCQETLRTAMAIGADRGILVETTEELQPLAVAKLLKALVEKEQPQLVILGKQAIDDDANQTGQMLAALTDLPQATFASKVEVADGKATVTREVDGGLETIQLSLPAVITTDLRLNEPRYVTLPNIMKAKKKQLDTFKPEDLGVDVKPRLKTLKVSEPPKRGAGIKVPDVATLVDKLKNEAKVI; this comes from the coding sequence ATGAAGGTTCTAGTGCCTGTCAAACGGGTCGTCGATTACAACGTCAAGGTGCGCGTGAAGAGCGACGGCACCGGGGTGGACATTGCCAACGTCAAGATGAGCATGAACCCCTTCGACGAAATCGCCGTTGAAGAAGCCGTTCGCCTGAAAGAGAAGGGCGTTGTGACCGAAGTCATCGCCGTCTCCTGCGGCGATGCCAAGTGCCAAGAGACTCTGCGCACCGCCATGGCCATCGGCGCCGACCGCGGCATCCTGGTCGAGACCACCGAAGAGCTCCAGCCCCTGGCCGTGGCCAAGCTGCTGAAAGCGCTGGTCGAGAAGGAACAGCCCCAGCTCGTCATCCTGGGCAAGCAAGCCATCGACGACGACGCCAATCAGACGGGCCAGATGCTCGCCGCCCTGACCGACCTGCCGCAAGCCACCTTCGCCTCGAAGGTCGAAGTGGCCGACGGCAAGGCTACCGTCACGCGCGAAGTCGACGGCGGCCTGGAAACCATCCAGCTCAGCCTGCCGGCCGTCATCACGACCGACCTGCGCCTGAATGAGCCGCGCTACGTCACCTTGCCCAACATCATGAAGGCCAAGAAGAAGCAGCTCGACACCTTCAAGCCCGAAGACCTGGGCGTGGACGTGAAGCCCCGCCTGAAGACCCTCAAGGTCAGCGAGCCGCCCAAGCGCGGTGCCGGCATCAAGGTGCCCGACGTCGCCACCCTGGTGGACAAGCTGAAGAACGAAGCCAAAGTGATCTGA
- a CDS encoding ArsR/SmtB family transcription factor, whose translation MVHSDPVSLDAVFAALSDPTRRAVLETLGERSLSVTELAEPHGMSLTGFMKHLRVLEDAGLISRTKEGRVVQCELSPRPMQEAAVWLSRYEKFWTGRLDALARYLYHQEETEWQNLPHPPRSDPRSPSAGTTPSPPKKSGARGPTRKR comes from the coding sequence ATGGTTCACTCAGATCCCGTTTCGCTGGACGCCGTCTTTGCCGCCCTGTCCGACCCGACGCGCCGCGCCGTGCTCGAGACCCTGGGCGAGCGCAGCCTCAGCGTGACCGAGCTTGCAGAGCCGCACGGCATGTCGCTCACCGGCTTCATGAAGCACCTGCGGGTGCTCGAAGACGCTGGCCTTATCTCGCGCACGAAAGAGGGCCGGGTCGTGCAGTGCGAACTCTCGCCGCGGCCCATGCAGGAGGCTGCCGTGTGGTTGTCGCGCTATGAGAAATTCTGGACCGGGCGCCTCGATGCACTGGCCCGCTATCTCTATCACCAAGAGGAGACCGAATGGCAAAACCTGCCGCATCCGCCAAGGAGCGACCCTCGCTCACCCTCCGCAGGCACTACCCCGTCGCCGCCGAAAAAGTCTGGCGCGCGTGGACCGACCCGCAAGCGCTGA
- a CDS encoding MFS transporter, giving the protein MTGGREESAGRPPPARATAREWTGLAVIALPCMLYSMDLTVLNLAIPSISEDLKPTASQLLWIVDIYGFFVAGLLVTMGTLGDRIGRRRLLIIGAAAFGIASVLAAFSTSANMLIATRALLGVAGATLAPSTLSLIRNMFLDPGQRTVAIGVWISSYSAGAVIGPVLGGVLLQFFPWGSVFLIGVPVMVLLLVLGPILLPEYRDPEAGRLDLASVALSLGAVLAAIYGIKQVAEHGPDAVSALAIVAGVALGWAFARRQGRLADPMIDLRLFRLPAFGISLAAYMLACFVMFGIFLYNAQYLQLVLGLSPLHAGLWSVPSAAAFIAGSMVVSALVRRMRPAFVMGGGLGVAALGFAMLMLLPAEGGLAWMVASTVVSSLGLAPVFTLATDLVVGSAPPERAGVASAISETSSEFGGALGIAILGSIGAAIYRNAMADAVPAGLAGAAEVEAARSTLGGAVALAGQLGGTASAELLDTGRAALLHGLRLTAGICAAVLLAVGALVAVRLRSAGEAAQPKAPPDALPGR; this is encoded by the coding sequence ATGACGGGCGGGCGCGAAGAGTCTGCCGGCAGACCGCCGCCGGCCCGCGCAACGGCGCGCGAGTGGACGGGGCTTGCCGTCATCGCGCTGCCGTGCATGCTGTATTCGATGGATCTCACGGTGCTGAACCTGGCGATTCCCTCGATCAGCGAAGACCTCAAGCCCACCGCCTCGCAGTTGCTGTGGATCGTCGATATCTACGGCTTCTTCGTTGCGGGGCTGCTGGTCACCATGGGCACGCTGGGCGACCGCATCGGCCGGCGGCGGCTGCTGATCATTGGCGCGGCGGCCTTCGGCATCGCCTCGGTGCTGGCCGCGTTTTCCACCAGCGCGAACATGCTCATCGCCACGCGGGCGTTGCTTGGCGTGGCGGGCGCAACGCTCGCACCGTCGACGCTCTCGCTGATCCGCAACATGTTTCTCGATCCGGGGCAGCGCACGGTGGCCATCGGCGTCTGGATTTCCAGCTACTCGGCCGGTGCGGTCATCGGCCCGGTGCTGGGCGGCGTGCTGCTGCAGTTCTTTCCGTGGGGCTCGGTGTTCCTGATCGGCGTGCCGGTAATGGTGTTGCTGCTCGTGCTCGGCCCCATCCTGCTGCCCGAATACCGCGACCCGGAAGCGGGGCGGCTCGACTTGGCCAGCGTGGCGCTTTCGCTCGGCGCGGTGCTGGCGGCCATCTACGGCATCAAGCAGGTGGCGGAGCACGGGCCGGATGCCGTGTCGGCACTGGCCATCGTGGCCGGCGTGGCGCTTGGGTGGGCGTTCGCGCGCAGGCAAGGGCGCTTAGCCGACCCGATGATCGACCTGCGCCTGTTCCGGCTGCCGGCCTTCGGCATCTCGCTGGCGGCCTACATGCTGGCCTGCTTCGTGATGTTCGGCATCTTTCTCTACAACGCGCAATACCTGCAGCTGGTGCTCGGGCTTTCGCCGCTGCATGCGGGCCTTTGGAGCGTGCCCAGCGCGGCCGCCTTCATTGCCGGCTCCATGGTGGTGTCCGCGCTGGTGCGTCGCATGCGGCCTGCGTTTGTGATGGGCGGCGGGTTGGGCGTTGCGGCGTTGGGATTCGCGATGCTCATGTTGCTCCCCGCGGAGGGCGGCCTGGCGTGGATGGTGGCCAGCACCGTCGTTTCTTCCCTCGGCCTGGCACCTGTGTTCACGCTCGCCACCGACCTGGTGGTGGGCAGCGCGCCGCCCGAGCGCGCTGGCGTGGCCTCGGCCATTTCGGAAACGAGCTCGGAGTTTGGCGGTGCGCTCGGCATTGCGATCCTGGGCAGCATCGGCGCCGCCATCTACCGCAACGCGATGGCCGATGCCGTTCCGGCCGGCTTGGCGGGTGCTGCCGAAGTGGAGGCGGCGCGCAGCACGCTTGGCGGTGCGGTGGCCCTGGCCGGCCAACTCGGAGGCACCGCCAGCGCCGAGCTGCTCGACACAGGCCGGGCCGCCTTGCTGCATGGCCTGCGGTTGACGGCCGGCATTTGCGCGGCGGTGCTGCTTGCGGTGGGCGCGCTGGTGGCTGTGCGGCTGCGCAGCGCCGGAGAGGCCGCGCAGCCCAAGGCACCGCCCGATGCATTGCCGGGGCGCTGA
- a CDS encoding SRPBCC family protein gives MAKPAASAKERPSLTLRRHYPVAAEKVWRAWTDPQALKAWFGPEEIVSVPLAEVDLRVGGRFRVTMLAADGETHDVSGVYQELVPNRKLVFSWAWRSTPERESRVTVRIEPDGNGCELVLMHEQFFDEVARDGHEHGWTGAMVKLEQWLAKAAE, from the coding sequence ATGGCAAAACCTGCCGCATCCGCCAAGGAGCGACCCTCGCTCACCCTCCGCAGGCACTACCCCGTCGCCGCCGAAAAAGTCTGGCGCGCGTGGACCGACCCGCAAGCGCTGAAAGCCTGGTTCGGCCCGGAAGAAATCGTTTCCGTTCCGCTGGCCGAAGTCGACCTGCGCGTGGGCGGCCGCTTCCGCGTGACCATGCTCGCCGCCGATGGCGAGACGCATGACGTGAGCGGTGTCTACCAGGAGCTCGTGCCCAACCGCAAGCTGGTTTTCAGCTGGGCCTGGCGCAGCACGCCGGAGCGCGAGTCGCGCGTCACCGTGCGGATCGAGCCCGACGGCAACGGCTGCGAGCTGGTGCTGATGCACGAGCAGTTCTTCGACGAGGTGGCCCGCGACGGACACGAGCATGGCTGGACCGGCGCCATGGTCAAGCTCGAGCAATGGTTGGCGAAAGCGGCTGAATGA
- a CDS encoding mechanosensitive ion channel family protein, translating into MNFNDFTQRLAQVDARGLGIELAALVACVALAWMASRWFGRDQPKDSIWFGERTFDGVLFPLLALVFTELARRVVTGLQPVLVLRIAVSVFLSLLVIRLFARVMRAVFPASNLVRLLERTISWLAWIAAILWIVGLLPPVLAELDNITLSFGKTRVSLQTIIQGALSAGLVLVIALWIAATIEKRILLEAVTDLSMRKVASNAIRAILLLVGLLFALSAVGVDLTALSVLGGALGVGLGFGLQKLAANYVSGFVILLERSIRIGDNVKVDTFEGRITDIKTRYTLIRAGNGREAIVPNESLITSRVENLSMADRKFNITTSVVVGYDSDVAQVQSILCGAAKSQERVMTDPAPVTYLTSFAPDGLEFILNFWVADPDKGKDNVRSAINIAILEGLRSAGIDIPYPQRVLRVESLPASVSGTPDAAV; encoded by the coding sequence ATGAATTTCAACGATTTCACACAACGATTGGCGCAGGTCGACGCGCGCGGCCTGGGCATTGAACTGGCGGCTCTGGTGGCTTGCGTGGCCCTGGCCTGGATGGCCAGCCGCTGGTTCGGACGCGACCAGCCCAAGGATTCGATCTGGTTCGGCGAGCGCACCTTCGACGGCGTGCTGTTTCCTCTGCTGGCGCTGGTCTTCACCGAACTCGCCCGCCGCGTGGTGACCGGCTTGCAGCCGGTGCTGGTCCTGCGCATCGCGGTATCGGTTTTTCTGTCGCTGCTGGTCATTCGCCTGTTCGCGCGGGTCATGAGGGCGGTCTTTCCCGCCTCCAACCTGGTGCGGCTGCTGGAGCGCACGATTTCCTGGCTGGCCTGGATTGCAGCCATTCTCTGGATCGTCGGGCTGCTGCCGCCCGTGCTGGCCGAGCTCGACAACATCACCCTCTCGTTCGGCAAGACGCGCGTCAGCCTGCAAACCATCATCCAGGGCGCGCTGTCCGCCGGGCTGGTGCTGGTGATTGCGCTGTGGATTGCCGCCACCATCGAAAAGCGCATCCTGCTCGAGGCTGTGACCGACCTTTCGATGCGCAAGGTGGCGTCGAACGCGATTCGCGCCATCCTGCTGCTGGTGGGCCTCCTGTTTGCGCTGTCGGCGGTGGGGGTCGACCTGACGGCGCTCTCGGTGCTGGGCGGCGCGCTGGGCGTGGGCCTGGGCTTCGGCCTCCAGAAGCTCGCGGCCAACTACGTGAGCGGCTTCGTCATCCTGCTGGAGCGCTCCATCCGCATCGGCGACAACGTCAAGGTCGACACCTTCGAAGGCCGCATCACCGACATCAAGACCCGCTACACGCTCATCCGTGCCGGCAACGGGCGCGAAGCCATCGTGCCGAACGAGTCGCTCATCACCAGCCGGGTCGAGAACCTCTCGATGGCGGACCGCAAGTTCAACATCACGACCAGTGTGGTGGTGGGCTACGACAGCGACGTGGCGCAGGTTCAATCGATCCTGTGCGGGGCCGCGAAATCGCAGGAGCGCGTCATGACGGATCCCGCGCCGGTGACCTATCTCACCAGCTTTGCGCCCGACGGCCTGGAGTTCATCCTGAACTTCTGGGTGGCAGACCCGGACAAGGGCAAGGACAACGTTCGCTCGGCCATCAATATCGCGATTCTGGAAGGCCTGCGCAGCGCGGGCATCGACATTCCGTACCCCCAGCGCGTGCTGCGTGTCGAGTCGCTGCCGGCCAGCGTTTCAGGCACTCCCGACGCTGCCGTATAA
- a CDS encoding acyl-CoA dehydrogenase gives MSYTAPLKDMLFDIEHLANIGEIARLPGFEDAGLETAQAVLEECARFNQDVVAPLNVEGDRNPSSFKGGEVATTPGFKEAFAQYVSGGWQGLQHPADFGGQGLPKTIGAACGEMLNSANMSFALCPLLSDGAIEALLTAGSDELKAVYLEKLVSGQWTGTMNLTEPQAGSDLALVRSRAEPQVSPSGQPDGTYKIFGTKIFITYGEHDMAENIVHLVLARVTGAPEGVKGISLFVVPKFIVGKDGSLGERNDVHCVSIEHKMGIKASPTAVLQYGDNGGAVGYIVGQENRGLEYMFIMMNSARYAVGMQGIAIAERAYQHAVAYAKDRVQSRPVDGSMNASAPIIHHPDVKRMLMTMRAYTEGCRAMASVAAAAYDAAHHHPDAEARKQNQAFYEFMVPLVKGYSTEMSLEVTSLGVQVHGGMGFIEETGAAQYYRDAKILTIYEGTTAIQANDLVGRKTARDGGQTAKAIAAQIEKTEAELAKNSSPAAAAVLKRLKAAREAFIEVVDFVAGQTKASPNAVFAGSVPYLMLAGNLVAGWQLARSLIIAQDLASRSVDTDFMQAKVATARFYAEHILNKVPGIRDSIVDGAESVTALALDAF, from the coding sequence ATGAGCTACACCGCCCCACTCAAGGACATGCTGTTCGACATCGAGCACCTGGCCAACATCGGCGAGATCGCCAGGCTGCCCGGCTTTGAAGACGCAGGCCTCGAAACCGCGCAAGCCGTGCTCGAAGAATGCGCGCGCTTCAACCAGGACGTGGTCGCGCCGCTGAATGTGGAGGGCGACCGCAATCCTTCGTCGTTCAAGGGCGGAGAGGTAGCCACCACCCCGGGCTTCAAGGAAGCCTTCGCACAGTATGTGTCGGGCGGCTGGCAGGGCCTGCAGCATCCGGCGGACTTTGGCGGCCAGGGCCTGCCCAAGACCATCGGCGCGGCCTGCGGCGAGATGCTCAACTCGGCCAACATGAGCTTTGCGCTGTGTCCGCTGCTGAGCGACGGCGCCATCGAGGCGCTGCTCACGGCCGGCTCCGACGAGCTCAAGGCGGTGTACCTGGAAAAGCTGGTGAGCGGCCAATGGACCGGCACCATGAACCTCACGGAGCCGCAGGCCGGCAGCGACCTTGCGCTGGTGCGCAGCCGCGCCGAACCGCAGGTGAGTCCATCCGGGCAGCCTGACGGCACCTACAAGATCTTCGGCACCAAGATCTTCATTACCTATGGCGAGCACGACATGGCCGAGAACATCGTGCACCTCGTGCTTGCGCGCGTCACCGGCGCGCCCGAGGGCGTGAAGGGCATCAGCCTGTTCGTGGTGCCCAAGTTCATCGTGGGCAAGGATGGGTCGCTGGGTGAGCGCAACGACGTGCACTGCGTGAGCATCGAGCACAAGATGGGCATCAAGGCCAGTCCTACCGCCGTGCTGCAGTACGGCGACAACGGCGGTGCCGTGGGCTACATCGTCGGCCAGGAGAACCGCGGCCTCGAGTACATGTTCATCATGATGAATTCGGCCCGCTACGCCGTGGGCATGCAGGGCATTGCGATTGCCGAGCGCGCCTACCAGCATGCCGTGGCCTATGCCAAAGACCGCGTGCAGAGCCGCCCGGTCGACGGTTCGATGAACGCCAGTGCGCCGATCATTCACCACCCCGACGTCAAGCGCATGCTGATGACGATGCGTGCCTACACCGAAGGCTGCCGCGCCATGGCCAGCGTGGCGGCAGCCGCCTACGACGCGGCGCACCACCACCCCGATGCGGAAGCCCGCAAGCAGAATCAGGCGTTCTACGAATTCATGGTGCCGTTGGTGAAGGGCTACAGCACCGAGATGAGCCTGGAAGTGACCTCGCTCGGCGTGCAGGTGCACGGCGGCATGGGCTTCATCGAGGAGACGGGCGCGGCGCAGTACTACCGCGACGCCAAGATCCTCACCATCTACGAAGGCACCACGGCCATCCAGGCCAACGATCTTGTCGGCCGCAAGACGGCGCGCGACGGCGGCCAGACGGCCAAGGCCATTGCGGCGCAGATCGAGAAGACCGAAGCCGAGTTAGCCAAGAACAGCAGCCCCGCCGCGGCTGCCGTCCTCAAGCGCCTGAAGGCCGCGCGCGAAGCTTTCATCGAGGTGGTCGACTTCGTCGCGGGCCAGACCAAGGCATCGCCCAATGCGGTGTTTGCGGGCAGCGTGCCTTACCTGATGCTGGCGGGCAACCTGGTGGCCGGCTGGCAGCTGGCACGCTCGCTGATCATTGCGCAAGACCTTGCTTCGCGCAGCGTCGACACCGATTTCATGCAAGCCAAGGTTGCCACCGCGCGCTTCTACGCCGAGCACATCCTGAACAAGGTGCCGGGCATCCGCGACAGCATCGTCGACGGCGCGGAAAGCGTCACGGCACTGGCACTCGACGCCTTCTGA